One genomic window of Pirellulales bacterium includes the following:
- a CDS encoding adenylate/guanylate cyclase domain-containing protein has protein sequence MADLIAEGKDPQHRWRRPLPVGQKLLLGRSAGIWAVPWDDRISRRHAEIIYHDGTLSVERLATSRNPIYLRGQETNRFELRSGEHFVIGQTKFTLTDDRAQVSLDLRQPLREQSFSSQYLQHVQFRNADQRIEVLSRLPDVISGATDDHELYVRLVNLMLTGVARASAVALVNVEVAADGTPAVSVMHWDRRAATGTTFQPSERLILRAVRRAQSVLHVWGLGGGSGDGSVTALTMMENFDWAFCVPVKEIEGRGLGIYVAGQFIDEAIGSTNTPPSDANDLRDDLKFAELVAAILSSLRQVKRMQRQHASLSQFFAPAVLDALVGEDPEVVLRPRETDVTVLFCDLRGFSLRAEQSEGDLLGLLNRVSLALGVMTHHILDQGGVVGDYQGDAAMGFWGWPLAQADATERACRAALAIRAEFEAAARRPEDPLSKFQVGIGIASGRAVAGKIGTLEQVKVTVFGPVVNLASRLEGMTKILQVPILMDDITSDVLRGQVSREVARCRRLAVVKPYGLDRSLTVCELLPPADQYPRLSDEHITAYEAALDALLAGRWAESYQLLHHVPPDDRAKDFLMVYIARHNREVPPDWSGFIQLQSKS, from the coding sequence GTGGCCGACCTGATCGCCGAGGGCAAAGACCCTCAGCATCGCTGGCGCCGGCCGTTGCCGGTCGGCCAGAAACTGCTGCTCGGCCGCAGCGCCGGCATCTGGGCCGTCCCTTGGGACGATCGTATCTCGCGCCGCCATGCCGAGATCATCTACCACGACGGCACGCTCTCGGTCGAACGGCTGGCCACGTCACGCAACCCCATCTATCTCCGCGGACAGGAGACCAACCGGTTCGAATTGCGGTCGGGCGAGCATTTCGTCATCGGACAGACCAAGTTCACGCTGACCGACGATCGGGCACAAGTTTCGCTCGACTTGCGCCAACCGTTGCGCGAGCAGTCGTTCAGCTCGCAATATCTGCAACACGTCCAGTTCCGCAACGCCGATCAGCGCATCGAGGTGCTCAGCCGCCTGCCCGACGTGATCTCCGGCGCCACCGACGATCACGAGCTGTACGTGCGGCTCGTGAATCTGATGCTCACCGGCGTCGCGCGGGCCAGCGCCGTGGCCCTGGTTAACGTCGAGGTTGCCGCCGATGGCACGCCCGCCGTGTCCGTCATGCATTGGGATCGCCGGGCCGCGACCGGGACGACTTTTCAGCCAAGCGAGCGGCTGATCTTGCGGGCCGTGCGGCGCGCGCAGAGCGTGCTGCACGTCTGGGGTCTCGGCGGCGGCAGCGGCGATGGCTCGGTCACGGCCCTGACGATGATGGAAAACTTCGACTGGGCGTTCTGCGTCCCGGTCAAGGAAATCGAAGGGCGTGGGCTGGGCATTTACGTCGCCGGGCAGTTTATCGACGAGGCGATCGGCTCGACCAACACGCCGCCGTCGGATGCCAACGACCTGCGCGATGACTTGAAGTTCGCCGAGCTGGTCGCGGCCATTCTGAGTTCGTTGCGGCAGGTCAAGCGGATGCAGCGGCAGCACGCGTCGCTCAGCCAGTTCTTCGCGCCGGCGGTGCTCGATGCGCTGGTCGGCGAAGACCCCGAAGTGGTGTTACGGCCGCGCGAAACCGACGTGACAGTGCTGTTTTGCGACTTGCGCGGTTTTTCGCTCCGGGCCGAGCAGTCGGAAGGCGACCTGTTGGGATTGCTCAATCGCGTCAGCTTGGCGCTGGGAGTGATGACGCATCACATCCTCGATCAAGGGGGCGTGGTCGGCGATTACCAGGGCGACGCAGCCATGGGGTTCTGGGGCTGGCCGCTCGCGCAGGCCGACGCCACCGAGCGCGCCTGCCGCGCCGCGTTGGCCATCCGCGCCGAATTCGAGGCCGCGGCCCGGCGGCCGGAAGATCCGTTGTCGAAGTTTCAGGTCGGAATCGGCATCGCCTCGGGCCGCGCCGTCGCCGGCAAGATCGGCACCCTGGAACAGGTCAAGGTGACCGTGTTCGGGCCCGTCGTGAACCTCGCGTCGCGCCTGGAAGGGATGACCAAGATCTTGCAGGTGCCGATCCTGATGGACGACATCACGAGCGATGTGCTGCGCGGGCAGGTATCTCGCGAGGTCGCGCGATGTCGGCGGCTCGCGGTCGTCAAGCCCTATGGACTCGATCGCTCGCTGACGGTTTGCGAGCTGCTGCCACCTGCCGACCAATACCCGCGGTTGTCCGACGAGCACATCACGGCCTACGAGGCCGCGCTCGATGCGTTGCTCGCCGGCCGCTGGGCCGAGTCGTACCAGTTGCTGCACCACGTGCCGCCGGACGACCGGGCCAAGGACTTCTTGATGGTCTACATCGCCCGGCACAATCGCGAGGTGCCGCCCGATTGGTCCGGCTTCATTCAACTGCAGAGCAAGTCCTGA
- a CDS encoding extracellular solute-binding protein, translated as MQISRWLVLTLLLIGLGLAARWLLLVAPAGSGEAVVVYCALDREFSAPVFDEFTRQTGIPVAAKYDVESTKTVGLVQALISEAARPRCDVFWNNEILHTLRLQEHGLLDVYRPPGAEQYPAAFRDPTGRWHGFAARARVLLVRRELVQRGAGPNSILALTDVRWRGRAAIAKPLFGTTATHAACLFATWGRDSAERFFRRLRANGLQILAGNKQVAQAVASGQVDFGLTDTDDAIIEVEQGQPVEIVYPDQAPDQLGTLFLPNSVCLLRGAPHRAAAQRLIDYVLSPAVEARLAAGASAQIPLNPQVAPNPRVASPRSVRAMQIDFAAAAQAWDQAAGFLRAEFSGP; from the coding sequence ATGCAGATTTCACGTTGGTTGGTGCTGACGCTGTTACTCATCGGCCTGGGCTTGGCCGCGCGTTGGCTCCTGCTTGTCGCCCCGGCGGGCTCGGGCGAAGCGGTCGTGGTCTACTGCGCGCTCGACCGCGAGTTTTCGGCGCCGGTTTTCGACGAATTCACCCGCCAAACCGGCATCCCGGTCGCCGCGAAGTACGACGTCGAGTCGACCAAGACGGTGGGGCTCGTCCAGGCCCTGATCAGCGAGGCCGCGCGTCCGCGCTGCGACGTATTCTGGAACAACGAAATCCTGCACACGCTGCGCCTGCAAGAACACGGATTGCTCGACGTCTATCGGCCGCCGGGCGCCGAGCAATACCCGGCTGCGTTTCGCGACCCGACGGGGCGTTGGCATGGTTTTGCCGCACGGGCGCGCGTGCTCCTGGTTCGTCGCGAGCTGGTCCAGCGCGGCGCGGGGCCCAATTCGATCCTGGCTTTGACCGACGTTCGCTGGCGCGGCCGCGCCGCCATCGCCAAGCCGCTGTTCGGCACCACGGCGACGCACGCGGCCTGCCTGTTCGCCACCTGGGGACGTGATTCTGCCGAACGGTTCTTTCGCCGCCTGCGCGCCAACGGCCTGCAGATCCTGGCCGGCAACAAGCAGGTTGCCCAGGCCGTCGCCTCCGGGCAGGTCGATTTCGGCCTGACCGACACGGACGACGCGATCATCGAGGTCGAACAAGGCCAGCCGGTCGAAATCGTCTATCCCGACCAGGCCCCCGACCAATTGGGCACATTGTTCTTGCCAAACTCGGTGTGCCTGCTGCGCGGCGCCCCACATCGCGCGGCCGCACAACGGCTGATCGACTACGTGCTCAGCCCGGCCGTCGAAGCGCGGCTGGCCGCTGGAGCGAGCGCCCAGATTCCGTTGAATCCGCAAGTCGCGCCCAATCCGCGCGTGGCCTCGCCGCGCTCCGTCCGCGCAATGCAAATCGACTTTGCAGCCGCGGCCCAAGCCTGGGACCAGGCGGCCGGCTTTCTCCGGGCCGAATTCTCAGGCCCTTGA
- a CDS encoding serine/threonine protein kinase, whose product MTLDHTLEQDREDRGRSQNLSLTRDHPPTTVPGYEPERFLGAGAFGEVWTATNRNTGRRVAIKFYAHRGGLDWSLLSREVEKLRFLFADRYAVQLLDVGWDADPPYYVMEYMAQGALEERTKQGPLPVHEALRLFREVATGLLHAHGKGILHCDLKPANVLLDHDGNPRLADFGQSRLSHDQTPSLGTLFYMAPEQADLRAVPHARWDVYALGALLYTMLVGHAPYRTADVETALSTAGELEERLQTYRRMLQQSPPPREHRKVPGVDRSLAEIIERCLAVDPDKRFANVQAVLDALNLRGMRRAQRPLLVLGAGVPVLLLTVIWLFASNAIRAAIDQSQAAVIEKALHSNRFAAQFVAETVARQIDRRWQIIEQQAAQEDFTELLREAQDQPIEAPARRALQDALTRLAVRHPEVRATSWFVTDRKGIQIARYPADKVTLDRDFSYRDYFHGQGQDLPPGTPNLKPLERTYRSNVFRSVATNNRMVAFSTCVWSGPKETPDRHVLGVIAMTIELGRFAELSPEDTANEGQVAVLVDARKDAAGRRGAILEHPYLAAYLRGNFGPTPELYLTDDEIARIEELRPLKLALIAANQRADEAVKARSFSNLAAADTPEGTLTESVGKSGQEAESSASDAPANTIAPAPVGLPQQVSVDPKLVEKVRRLALRPTYYDSVGGTYQGVWLAAVEPVIVDERAEEMRDTGWAVIVQERQQAATRPIATLGPRLRRLGLTALGVVGVLVTLLWGFAIILLDDAPQSRWIGKLRRTIGLGSLRTGSASTLGSGSMTPGTGADPSPASQS is encoded by the coding sequence ATGACCCTCGACCACACGCTCGAGCAAGACCGGGAAGACCGGGGCAGGTCGCAGAACCTGAGCCTGACCCGCGACCACCCGCCCACGACCGTCCCCGGCTACGAGCCGGAGCGGTTTTTGGGCGCCGGCGCCTTCGGCGAAGTCTGGACCGCGACCAACCGCAACACGGGCCGCCGGGTGGCGATCAAGTTTTATGCCCATCGCGGCGGTCTCGATTGGTCGCTGCTGTCGCGCGAGGTCGAGAAGCTGCGGTTCCTGTTTGCCGACCGCTATGCCGTACAGTTGCTCGACGTCGGCTGGGACGCCGATCCGCCCTACTACGTCATGGAATACATGGCGCAAGGCGCGCTCGAAGAGCGGACCAAGCAGGGCCCGTTGCCCGTGCATGAAGCCTTGCGGCTGTTTCGCGAGGTGGCCACAGGGCTGCTGCATGCCCACGGCAAGGGCATCCTGCATTGCGACCTGAAGCCGGCCAACGTGTTGCTGGACCACGACGGCAATCCGCGGCTAGCCGATTTCGGCCAATCGCGCCTGTCGCACGATCAGACACCCTCGCTGGGCACGCTGTTCTACATGGCACCCGAGCAGGCCGACCTGCGGGCGGTGCCTCATGCCCGCTGGGACGTCTACGCACTGGGAGCATTGCTCTACACGATGCTCGTCGGTCACGCGCCGTACCGAACGGCCGATGTGGAAACCGCTCTGAGTACGGCCGGCGAACTCGAGGAGCGATTGCAAACCTACCGGCGAATGCTCCAGCAATCGCCACCACCCCGCGAGCACCGCAAAGTGCCGGGCGTCGACCGCTCGTTGGCCGAGATTATCGAGCGTTGCCTGGCGGTCGATCCCGATAAGCGATTCGCCAACGTCCAGGCCGTACTCGACGCGCTCAATCTGCGCGGGATGCGCCGCGCCCAGCGGCCGCTGTTGGTGCTCGGCGCGGGGGTGCCTGTGCTGCTGCTGACGGTGATCTGGCTCTTCGCCTCGAACGCCATTCGCGCCGCCATCGACCAATCGCAGGCCGCGGTCATCGAAAAAGCGCTGCACAGCAACCGCTTTGCCGCCCAGTTCGTCGCCGAAACCGTGGCTCGGCAGATCGACCGCCGCTGGCAGATCATCGAGCAGCAAGCGGCGCAGGAGGATTTCACCGAGCTGTTGCGCGAGGCGCAAGACCAGCCCATCGAGGCGCCCGCGCGGCGCGCCCTGCAAGACGCGCTCACCCGCTTGGCCGTCCGGCATCCCGAGGTACGAGCCACGAGTTGGTTCGTCACCGACCGCAAAGGCATCCAGATTGCCCGTTACCCGGCCGACAAAGTGACGCTCGACCGCGACTTCTCCTATCGCGACTATTTTCACGGCCAAGGCCAGGACCTGCCGCCCGGCACTCCCAATCTGAAGCCGCTCGAGCGGACGTACCGTTCGAACGTATTTCGTAGCGTCGCGACTAACAACCGCATGGTGGCCTTTTCCACATGCGTCTGGAGCGGACCCAAGGAAACGCCCGATCGTCATGTACTGGGGGTGATCGCCATGACGATCGAGCTGGGACGCTTTGCCGAGCTGAGCCCGGAAGACACGGCCAACGAAGGCCAGGTCGCCGTGCTGGTCGACGCGCGCAAAGACGCCGCCGGCAGGCGCGGGGCGATTCTCGAACACCCCTATCTCGCCGCCTACCTGCGGGGCAACTTCGGCCCCACGCCCGAGCTCTATTTGACCGACGACGAAATTGCCCGGATCGAAGAGCTACGCCCTTTGAAACTCGCCTTGATTGCTGCCAATCAACGTGCCGACGAGGCCGTCAAGGCGCGCAGCTTCTCCAACCTGGCGGCGGCCGACACGCCGGAGGGCACGCTCACCGAATCGGTCGGCAAGTCGGGCCAAGAGGCCGAATCGAGCGCGAGCGACGCGCCGGCCAACACGATCGCCCCCGCGCCCGTCGGATTGCCGCAGCAGGTCTCGGTCGATCCGAAGCTGGTCGAGAAAGTGCGCCGCTTAGCGCTGCGGCCGACGTATTACGATTCCGTGGGGGGCACGTATCAGGGCGTTTGGCTGGCGGCTGTCGAGCCGGTGATCGTCGACGAGCGCGCGGAAGAGATGCGCGACACGGGCTGGGCCGTGATCGTGCAGGAACGCCAACAGGCCGCTACGCGCCCCATCGCCACGCTCGGGCCTCGATTGCGGCGGCTGGGCTTGACGGCATTGGGCGTCGTCGGGGTGCTGGTCACGCTGCTGTGGGGCTTTGCCATCATCCTGCTCGACGACGCGCCTCAATCGCGCTGGATCGGCAAGCTGCGGCGTACAATTGGTTTGGGCTCGCTCCGTACGGGCAGTGCCTCTACGCTAGGCAGCGGCAGTATGACGCCCGGCACCGGCGCAGACCCGTCGCCGGCGTCGCAGAGTTAA
- a CDS encoding DUF1080 domain-containing protein: protein MSIFRFSLIGTLALALCVPSLHAADNELTAAEQAAGWQLLFNGRDHTGWSCNTGKPIATPIEDGCLLPFQSGGYIIAYEKPFGDFILKCDVKMSDGECNSGIFFRVGNLKNPIYTGLEVQVYASRDLGYHDFGSIYDLAKPWHMNWKDGDWNTVEVTCKGPLVVASVNGDVVSMIDCDDFAEPGKRPDGSKHKFMKAIKDFPRSGYLGFQDHGHKVWYKNVKLLELHD, encoded by the coding sequence ATGAGCATTTTTCGGTTCTCGCTGATTGGAACCCTGGCGCTGGCCCTGTGTGTACCGTCGCTCCACGCGGCCGACAACGAGCTGACCGCGGCCGAACAGGCCGCCGGCTGGCAGCTCTTGTTCAATGGCCGCGACCATACCGGCTGGTCGTGCAACACCGGCAAACCGATCGCGACGCCGATCGAAGACGGCTGCTTGCTGCCCTTTCAATCGGGGGGCTACATCATCGCCTACGAAAAGCCCTTCGGCGATTTCATCCTGAAGTGCGACGTCAAGATGAGCGACGGCGAGTGCAACTCGGGAATCTTTTTTCGCGTCGGCAACCTGAAGAACCCGATCTATACGGGCCTCGAAGTGCAGGTCTATGCGAGCCGCGACCTGGGCTATCACGACTTCGGGTCGATTTACGATCTGGCCAAGCCCTGGCACATGAATTGGAAGGACGGCGACTGGAACACAGTCGAAGTCACGTGCAAGGGACCGCTGGTCGTGGCGTCGGTCAACGGCGACGTGGTCTCGATGATCGACTGCGACGACTTTGCCGAACCCGGCAAACGGCCCGACGGATCGAAGCACAAGTTCATGAAAGCCATCAAGGACTTTCCGCGCTCCGGCTATCTCGGCTTTCAGGACCACGGCCACAAGGTCTGGTACAAGAACGTGAAGCTGTTGGAACTGCACGATTAA
- a CDS encoding efflux RND transporter periplasmic adaptor subunit: MPASQRRETWEGAATARLGCCAALWACALAAGCSGRPAQVEAPRAAEQPVPQRIQALGRLEPRGGIVNVGGTTGDRVAKLEVQAGDEVRAGHVLAVLDSFTVRDAQRQAAAVQLDDARRRLDTELDYAKRAQQDAQLAREQALLGKTDVEASEAQLRALTASRDQAVRDLERLEKSDPEVVSQQAIEHQRMMLKRANEELAAAQSQHAKVRASVELAIRAADSKVATAESALARVDAAAAIPSLEAALALAEAQLAASQIKAPVSGRVLKILTHPGETLGQQPILQLADTSQMVAIAEVDETEIRWVKVGQCAEIRSRAFPSDVERLTGRVVWIGHTVAKNSLLMLDPTQVRSDARVVEVHVALDSPAVADRLINLQVDVAILVAEPAPGAKAEISVWEPRPAAPR; encoded by the coding sequence ATGCCTGCTTCACAACGGCGAGAAACTTGGGAGGGTGCGGCGACTGCGCGGCTTGGATGCTGCGCGGCGCTGTGGGCTTGCGCCCTGGCCGCGGGCTGCTCGGGACGTCCGGCTCAGGTCGAGGCTCCGCGCGCCGCGGAGCAGCCCGTTCCGCAACGGATTCAGGCGCTCGGCCGGCTCGAACCGCGCGGCGGCATCGTCAATGTGGGTGGAACGACCGGCGACCGCGTGGCCAAGCTCGAGGTCCAAGCCGGAGACGAGGTCCGCGCCGGCCACGTGCTGGCCGTGCTCGACAGCTTCACAGTTCGCGACGCCCAGCGTCAGGCCGCGGCCGTCCAATTGGATGATGCACGGCGCAGGCTGGATACGGAGCTCGATTATGCCAAGCGCGCCCAGCAGGACGCGCAACTGGCCCGCGAACAGGCCCTGTTGGGCAAGACCGACGTCGAGGCCAGCGAGGCGCAGCTACGCGCGTTGACGGCTAGCCGCGATCAGGCCGTGCGCGATCTGGAGCGCCTGGAGAAAAGCGATCCGGAAGTCGTCTCGCAACAGGCCATCGAACACCAGCGCATGATGCTAAAAAGGGCGAACGAAGAGCTGGCCGCGGCACAATCGCAACATGCGAAGGTTCGGGCCAGCGTCGAGCTGGCGATCCGCGCGGCGGATTCGAAAGTGGCGACGGCCGAGAGCGCGTTGGCCCGCGTCGATGCGGCCGCAGCGATTCCCTCGCTCGAGGCGGCGCTCGCATTGGCCGAGGCCCAGCTGGCCGCTTCGCAGATCAAGGCCCCCGTGTCCGGCCGGGTGTTGAAGATTCTCACGCATCCCGGCGAGACGCTCGGGCAGCAACCGATCCTGCAACTGGCCGACACTTCGCAGATGGTGGCCATCGCCGAAGTGGACGAGACGGAAATTCGCTGGGTCAAGGTGGGGCAATGCGCCGAAATTCGCAGCCGGGCGTTTCCCAGCGACGTCGAACGGCTGACCGGGCGCGTCGTGTGGATCGGGCACACGGTGGCGAAGAACAGCCTGTTGATGCTCGATCCCACGCAAGTCCGCAGCGATGCCCGCGTCGTCGAGGTGCACGTGGCGCTGGATAGTCCCGCGGTGGCCGATCGGTTGATAAATCTGCAAGTGGACGTCGCGATTCTGGTGGCCGAACCGGCGCCAGGCGCGAAAGCCGAGATCTCTGTCTGGGAGCCACGCCCAGCGGCGCCACGCTAA
- a CDS encoding ABC-F family ATP-binding cassette domain-containing protein has protein sequence MILLDVADVTKHYGSQTVLAGCTFEIRPGERIGLVGPNGAGKTTLLSIVAGRLEPDAGRVEVHRTARLGLLEQHATFDQHRTVWEEAASALGVWHDRLREAEQAAAALAATPDATEHKRLAERYDRLHHELQQHGAYHLDHKIERILNGLGLQSSTFEQQVPTLSGGQKNRLLLAKLLLDDPELMLLDEPSNHLDLEATRWLEDFLANSDRTLLVVSHDRYFLDRVTNRTFELFQGTVDAYPGNFSAYWQLKEERLKVARRTFEKQQEYIAKTEDFIRRNHYGQKHAQAEDRKKKLERVERVDPPREIAAPVMNFPPAARCGDIVIRAEHLSKAFSRPLFNDVSFDILRSQRWGILGPNGSGKTTLLRCLLGTEPCDAGRAILGTGVAIGYYDQLLSTLDPNTEVVEAVRPPRKEFNLQQRRDILARFGLVGDAVFKRVSSLSGGERSRAALARLAASDVNLLVLDEPTNHLDLWACDALERSLLSFDGTVLFVSHDRYFLNRVADHILAVEGGRVRVIEGNYDTYLHLSQLAAHASDDEPRRAAPAKPKTETRAARPPGKKRQFPYRKVAEIEAEIAQREGRIQAIHDALADPDTLRQGAKVRELNAELLEQQAALPLLYAHWEEAVELNS, from the coding sequence ATGATCCTGCTCGATGTTGCCGACGTGACGAAGCACTACGGCAGCCAAACGGTCCTGGCGGGCTGCACGTTCGAAATCCGGCCCGGCGAGCGGATCGGGCTGGTCGGCCCCAACGGTGCGGGCAAGACGACCCTGCTGTCAATCGTCGCAGGCCGCTTGGAACCAGATGCCGGCCGGGTCGAAGTGCACCGTACAGCCCGGCTCGGGCTGCTCGAACAGCATGCCACGTTCGACCAGCACCGTACCGTCTGGGAAGAAGCAGCCAGCGCCCTGGGCGTGTGGCACGACCGGCTGCGCGAGGCGGAACAGGCCGCAGCAGCCCTCGCGGCCACACCCGACGCGACCGAGCACAAGCGACTCGCCGAGCGCTACGATCGCTTGCACCACGAGCTGCAGCAGCACGGCGCCTACCACCTCGACCACAAGATCGAGCGTATCTTGAACGGCCTGGGACTGCAGTCCAGCACCTTTGAGCAGCAAGTGCCAACGCTCAGCGGCGGACAAAAGAACCGGCTGCTGCTGGCCAAGCTGCTGCTCGACGATCCCGAATTGATGCTGCTCGACGAGCCGTCGAATCACCTCGATCTCGAAGCCACGCGGTGGCTCGAAGATTTTCTCGCCAACAGCGACCGGACGTTGCTCGTGGTCAGCCACGATCGCTACTTCCTCGACCGAGTAACAAACCGCACCTTCGAGTTGTTCCAGGGGACCGTCGACGCATACCCCGGCAATTTTTCCGCCTACTGGCAGCTCAAGGAGGAGCGGCTGAAGGTGGCCCGGCGGACGTTTGAGAAGCAGCAGGAATACATCGCCAAGACCGAAGATTTCATCCGCCGCAATCACTATGGCCAGAAGCACGCGCAGGCCGAAGACCGCAAGAAAAAGCTCGAGCGCGTCGAACGGGTCGACCCACCGCGCGAAATCGCCGCGCCAGTGATGAACTTTCCTCCCGCGGCCCGCTGCGGTGACATCGTGATTCGTGCCGAACATCTCAGCAAGGCATTCAGCCGCCCGTTGTTTAACGACGTGTCGTTCGACATCCTCCGCAGCCAGCGTTGGGGTATTCTCGGACCGAACGGCTCGGGCAAGACGACGCTACTGCGCTGCCTGCTGGGCACCGAGCCCTGCGACGCGGGGCGTGCGATCCTCGGCACCGGCGTGGCGATCGGCTACTACGATCAATTGCTCTCGACGCTCGATCCGAACACCGAGGTGGTCGAGGCCGTGCGGCCGCCGCGCAAGGAATTCAACTTACAGCAACGCCGCGACATTCTGGCCCGATTCGGCCTGGTCGGCGACGCCGTCTTCAAACGAGTGAGCAGCCTCAGCGGTGGTGAGCGCAGCCGCGCGGCGCTGGCCCGCCTGGCCGCCAGCGACGTTAACCTGCTGGTCCTCGATGAGCCGACCAACCATCTCGACCTTTGGGCCTGCGATGCGCTGGAGCGTTCGTTGCTCAGCTTCGACGGCACCGTGCTGTTCGTCAGCCACGACCGCTACTTTCTCAACCGGGTGGCCGACCATATCCTGGCGGTCGAAGGGGGACGCGTCCGGGTGATCGAAGGCAACTACGACACCTATCTGCACCTCAGCCAGTTGGCGGCCCACGCGAGCGACGACGAGCCGCGGCGAGCCGCCCCGGCCAAACCCAAGACCGAAACGCGGGCGGCCAGGCCACCTGGCAAAAAGCGGCAGTTTCCTTATCGCAAGGTGGCCGAGATTGAGGCCGAGATTGCCCAGCGCGAAGGCCGTATCCAGGCCATTCACGATGCGCTGGCCGATCCCGACACGCTGCGCCAGGGAGCCAAGGTGCGGGAACTGAATGCCGAACTTCTCGAACAGCAAGCGGCCCTGCCGCTGCTCTACGCCCACTGGGAAGAGGCCGTCGAGCTGAACTCGTAG
- a CDS encoding ester cyclase: protein MDRVAIVRRYLDAWAQRDWAAMSALFGEHGAYQDPSLRDPIVGGLAVAQNAKLTCRGLPDIRFDVGLLEPCGADRVVLHYRMCGTNTGPLGDYPATGRALDLPGVALIETDGQRIRAVQNYYDRLGFGNQLGHADYRRQRASADSESAPLSVINPYLVAPGREQEFMDQWDRRIRWLKQQPGFLDARLHRSVGDDAWYPFVSITVWESQESLSAAVAHREFRELIIAATFPGHPGVYRIEIKH, encoded by the coding sequence ATGGATCGTGTCGCCATCGTTCGCCGGTATCTCGACGCTTGGGCACAGCGCGATTGGGCGGCCATGTCGGCCCTGTTCGGCGAGCACGGCGCGTACCAGGACCCCTCGCTGCGCGACCCGATTGTCGGCGGACTCGCCGTGGCCCAGAACGCCAAGCTCACCTGTCGCGGCTTGCCCGACATTCGCTTCGACGTCGGCCTGCTCGAACCCTGCGGAGCCGATCGCGTGGTGCTGCACTATCGCATGTGCGGCACGAACACCGGCCCCTTGGGCGACTATCCGGCCACGGGACGCGCGCTCGACCTGCCCGGTGTGGCCTTGATCGAAACCGACGGCCAGCGGATTCGCGCCGTCCAAAATTATTACGACCGTCTCGGCTTCGGGAACCAGCTGGGCCATGCCGATTATCGCCGGCAACGCGCGAGTGCCGACTCCGAATCAGCACCACTGAGCGTGATCAACCCCTACCTCGTCGCGCCGGGGCGCGAGCAAGAGTTCATGGACCAGTGGGATCGCCGCATTCGCTGGCTCAAACAGCAGCCGGGGTTTCTCGATGCGCGCCTGCACCGCAGCGTCGGCGACGACGCCTGGTACCCGTTTGTCAGTATCACCGTGTGGGAAAGCCAGGAATCGCTCTCGGCCGCCGTGGCCCACCGGGAATTCCGCGAGCTGATCATCGCGGCGACTTTTCCCGGCCATCCCGGGGTCTACCGGATCGAGATCAAGCACTAG